A genomic window from Solanum stenotomum isolate F172 chromosome 10, ASM1918654v1, whole genome shotgun sequence includes:
- the LOC125841399 gene encoding uncharacterized protein LOC125841399 isoform X1, which yields MEGLVKGLLNVAFGNDENERDNQDRDERSRSSWAQVVTGEQEDDGVNSDRRTGYNRQDERYGRNEESRPHMIPQKPSQNMQASPQGYQRNEDERRDNVNQSSWKQKEDEGNNDGWETVQKKPTKRHQQVKMDSWNNYKKPLDEQHYSNEVEYGVDMEPSEEELSDLSKACNKLWELDLNRLVPGKDYQIDCGEGKKVYNKDDMAEGCLFSWLNDDVFNKPSYSRFCSLLDNYNPHQGVKENVTPEEKQEQTAFIEEISRTAPIKYLHKYLSLKGIVSGNYEEFKRMLTRLWFDLYSRGGTSASSSAFEHVFVGEIKERGEKEVSGFHNWLQFYLEEAKGNVDYQGYIFPQRRGEIPDSETQLLTIQFEWNGVLKSVSSSLIGVSPEFEVAIYTLCYFVGGEENHVEIGPYPVNIKCYRLGDSIGSAFPVAEC from the exons ATGGAAGGTTTAGTAAAGGGGTTGTTGAATGTGGCTTTTGGCaatgatgaaaatgaaagaGACAATCAAGATCGTGATGAACGGTCAAGATCCAGTTGGGCGCAG GTGGTGACAGGGGAGCAGGAAGATGATGGGGTTAACAGTGATCGTAGAACTGGATATAATAGACAG GATGAGAGATATGGGAGAAATGAGGAATCAAGGCCTCACATGATTCCCCAAAAG CCGTCTCAAAACATGCAGGCTTCACCTCAGGGGTACCAAAGAAATGAAGACGAGAGGAGAGACAATGTCAACCAAAGCAGTTGGAAGCAAAAG GAGGACGAGGGAAACAATGACGGCTGGGAGACAGTCCAGAAAAAGCCTACTAAACGGCACCAACAG GTAAAAATGGATTCTTGGAACAATTACAAAAAACCTCTTGATGAGCAACATTACTCTAATGAGGTTGAATATGGAGTTGACATGGAACCCTCCGAAGAAGAGCTATCAGACTTATCGAAAGCTTGCAACAAGCTCTGGGAACTTGATCTTAACCGCTTAGTTCCAGGGAAAGATTACCAGATTGATTGTGGTGAAGGAAAAAAGGTGTACAATAAGGATGATATGGCAGAAGGATGCTTATTTTCCTGGCTGAATGACGATGTATTTAACAAGCCTTCTTATTCTCGTTTCTGTTCCCTTTTGGATAATTATAATCCACATCAGGGTGTTAAGGAGAATGTAACACCTGAAgaaaagcaagaacaaacagCATTCATAGAAGAGATCAGTAGAACTGCACCAATTAAATATCTGCACAAGTATCTGTCATTGAAAGGCATAGTTTCTGGTAATTATGAAGAATTTAAGAGAATGTTGACACGTCTCTGGTTCGACCTTTATAGTCGAGGTGGTACATCCGCTAGCTCTTCAGCTTTTGAACATGTTTTTGTTGGAGAGATAAAGGAACGCGGGGAGAAAGAGGTGTCTGGATTTCACAACTGGCTTCAG TTCTATTTAGAGGAAGCTAAGGGCAATGTTGACTATCAAGGATATATTTTCCCCCAAAGGCGTGGAGAGATT CCCGACTCAGAAACTCAACTACTCACTATACAATTTGAATGGAACGGCGTCCTCAAATCTGTGTCAAGCAGTTTGATTGGAGTTAGCCCCGAATTTGAAGTTGCCATCTACACTCTCTGTTACTTTGTTGGAGGGGAGGAAAACCACGTCGAGATTGGTCCATATCCTGTTAATATTAAATGTTATCGATTGGGAGATAGCATTGGCTCTGCTTTCCCTGTGGCTGAATGTTGA
- the LOC125841399 gene encoding uncharacterized protein LOC125841399 isoform X3 has translation MEGLVKGLLNVAFGNDENERDNQDRDERSRSSWAQVVTGEQEDDGVNSDRRTGYNRQDERYGRNEESRPHMIPQKGYQRNEDERRDNVNQSSWKQKEDEGNNDGWETVQKKPTKRHQQVKMDSWNNYKKPLDEQHYSNEVEYGVDMEPSEEELSDLSKACNKLWELDLNRLVPGKDYQIDCGEGKKVYNKDDMAEGCLFSWLNDDVFNKPSYSRFCSLLDNYNPHQGVKENVTPEEKQEQTAFIEEISRTAPIKYLHKYLSLKGIVSGNYEEFKRMLTRLWFDLYSRGGTSASSSAFEHVFVGEIKERGEKEVSGFHNWLQFYLEEAKGNVDYQGYIFPQRRGEIPDSETQLLTIQFEWNGVLKSVSSSLIGVSPEFEVAIYTLCYFVGGEENHVEIGPYPVNIKCYRLGDSIGSAFPVAEC, from the exons ATGGAAGGTTTAGTAAAGGGGTTGTTGAATGTGGCTTTTGGCaatgatgaaaatgaaagaGACAATCAAGATCGTGATGAACGGTCAAGATCCAGTTGGGCGCAG GTGGTGACAGGGGAGCAGGAAGATGATGGGGTTAACAGTGATCGTAGAACTGGATATAATAGACAG GATGAGAGATATGGGAGAAATGAGGAATCAAGGCCTCACATGATTCCCCAAAAG GGGTACCAAAGAAATGAAGACGAGAGGAGAGACAATGTCAACCAAAGCAGTTGGAAGCAAAAG GAGGACGAGGGAAACAATGACGGCTGGGAGACAGTCCAGAAAAAGCCTACTAAACGGCACCAACAG GTAAAAATGGATTCTTGGAACAATTACAAAAAACCTCTTGATGAGCAACATTACTCTAATGAGGTTGAATATGGAGTTGACATGGAACCCTCCGAAGAAGAGCTATCAGACTTATCGAAAGCTTGCAACAAGCTCTGGGAACTTGATCTTAACCGCTTAGTTCCAGGGAAAGATTACCAGATTGATTGTGGTGAAGGAAAAAAGGTGTACAATAAGGATGATATGGCAGAAGGATGCTTATTTTCCTGGCTGAATGACGATGTATTTAACAAGCCTTCTTATTCTCGTTTCTGTTCCCTTTTGGATAATTATAATCCACATCAGGGTGTTAAGGAGAATGTAACACCTGAAgaaaagcaagaacaaacagCATTCATAGAAGAGATCAGTAGAACTGCACCAATTAAATATCTGCACAAGTATCTGTCATTGAAAGGCATAGTTTCTGGTAATTATGAAGAATTTAAGAGAATGTTGACACGTCTCTGGTTCGACCTTTATAGTCGAGGTGGTACATCCGCTAGCTCTTCAGCTTTTGAACATGTTTTTGTTGGAGAGATAAAGGAACGCGGGGAGAAAGAGGTGTCTGGATTTCACAACTGGCTTCAG TTCTATTTAGAGGAAGCTAAGGGCAATGTTGACTATCAAGGATATATTTTCCCCCAAAGGCGTGGAGAGATT CCCGACTCAGAAACTCAACTACTCACTATACAATTTGAATGGAACGGCGTCCTCAAATCTGTGTCAAGCAGTTTGATTGGAGTTAGCCCCGAATTTGAAGTTGCCATCTACACTCTCTGTTACTTTGTTGGAGGGGAGGAAAACCACGTCGAGATTGGTCCATATCCTGTTAATATTAAATGTTATCGATTGGGAGATAGCATTGGCTCTGCTTTCCCTGTGGCTGAATGTTGA
- the LOC125841399 gene encoding uncharacterized protein LOC125841399 isoform X2 encodes MEGLVKGLLNVAFGNDENERDNQDRDERSRSSWAQVVTGEQEDDGVNSDRRTGYNRQDERYGRNEESRPHMIPQKASPQGYQRNEDERRDNVNQSSWKQKEDEGNNDGWETVQKKPTKRHQQVKMDSWNNYKKPLDEQHYSNEVEYGVDMEPSEEELSDLSKACNKLWELDLNRLVPGKDYQIDCGEGKKVYNKDDMAEGCLFSWLNDDVFNKPSYSRFCSLLDNYNPHQGVKENVTPEEKQEQTAFIEEISRTAPIKYLHKYLSLKGIVSGNYEEFKRMLTRLWFDLYSRGGTSASSSAFEHVFVGEIKERGEKEVSGFHNWLQFYLEEAKGNVDYQGYIFPQRRGEIPDSETQLLTIQFEWNGVLKSVSSSLIGVSPEFEVAIYTLCYFVGGEENHVEIGPYPVNIKCYRLGDSIGSAFPVAEC; translated from the exons ATGGAAGGTTTAGTAAAGGGGTTGTTGAATGTGGCTTTTGGCaatgatgaaaatgaaagaGACAATCAAGATCGTGATGAACGGTCAAGATCCAGTTGGGCGCAG GTGGTGACAGGGGAGCAGGAAGATGATGGGGTTAACAGTGATCGTAGAACTGGATATAATAGACAG GATGAGAGATATGGGAGAAATGAGGAATCAAGGCCTCACATGATTCCCCAAAAG GCTTCACCTCAGGGGTACCAAAGAAATGAAGACGAGAGGAGAGACAATGTCAACCAAAGCAGTTGGAAGCAAAAG GAGGACGAGGGAAACAATGACGGCTGGGAGACAGTCCAGAAAAAGCCTACTAAACGGCACCAACAG GTAAAAATGGATTCTTGGAACAATTACAAAAAACCTCTTGATGAGCAACATTACTCTAATGAGGTTGAATATGGAGTTGACATGGAACCCTCCGAAGAAGAGCTATCAGACTTATCGAAAGCTTGCAACAAGCTCTGGGAACTTGATCTTAACCGCTTAGTTCCAGGGAAAGATTACCAGATTGATTGTGGTGAAGGAAAAAAGGTGTACAATAAGGATGATATGGCAGAAGGATGCTTATTTTCCTGGCTGAATGACGATGTATTTAACAAGCCTTCTTATTCTCGTTTCTGTTCCCTTTTGGATAATTATAATCCACATCAGGGTGTTAAGGAGAATGTAACACCTGAAgaaaagcaagaacaaacagCATTCATAGAAGAGATCAGTAGAACTGCACCAATTAAATATCTGCACAAGTATCTGTCATTGAAAGGCATAGTTTCTGGTAATTATGAAGAATTTAAGAGAATGTTGACACGTCTCTGGTTCGACCTTTATAGTCGAGGTGGTACATCCGCTAGCTCTTCAGCTTTTGAACATGTTTTTGTTGGAGAGATAAAGGAACGCGGGGAGAAAGAGGTGTCTGGATTTCACAACTGGCTTCAG TTCTATTTAGAGGAAGCTAAGGGCAATGTTGACTATCAAGGATATATTTTCCCCCAAAGGCGTGGAGAGATT CCCGACTCAGAAACTCAACTACTCACTATACAATTTGAATGGAACGGCGTCCTCAAATCTGTGTCAAGCAGTTTGATTGGAGTTAGCCCCGAATTTGAAGTTGCCATCTACACTCTCTGTTACTTTGTTGGAGGGGAGGAAAACCACGTCGAGATTGGTCCATATCCTGTTAATATTAAATGTTATCGATTGGGAGATAGCATTGGCTCTGCTTTCCCTGTGGCTGAATGTTGA